In Felis catus isolate Fca126 chromosome A3, F.catus_Fca126_mat1.0, whole genome shotgun sequence, a single genomic region encodes these proteins:
- the RHOB gene encoding rho-related GTP-binding protein RhoB → MAAIRKKLVVVGDGACGKTCLLIVFSKDEFPEVYVPTVFENYVADIEVDGKQVELALWDTAGQEDYDRLRPLSYPDTDVILMCFSVDSPDSLENIPEKWVPEVKHFCPNVPIILVANKKDLRSDEHVRTELARMKQEPVRTDDGRAMAVRIQAYDYLECSAKTKEGVREVFETATRAALQKRYGSQNGCINCCKVL, encoded by the coding sequence ATGGCGGCCATCCGCAAGAAGCTGGTGGTGGTGGGCGACGGCGCGTGCGGCAAGACGTGCCTGCTGATCGTGTTCAGTAAGGACGAGTTCCCCGAGGTGTACGTGCCCACCGTCTTCGAGAACTATGTGGCCGATATCGAGGTGGACGGCAAGCAGGTGGAGCTGGCGCTGTGGGACACGGCGGGCCAGGAGGACTACGACCGCCTGCGGCCGCTCTCCTACCCAGACACCGATGTGATCCTCATGTGCTTCTCAGTGGACAGCCCCGATTCGCTAGAGAACATCCCCGAGAAGTGGGTGCCCGAGGTGAAGCACTTCTGCCCCAACGTGCCCATCATCCTGGTGGCCAACAAGAAAGACCTGCGCAGCGACGAGCACGTCCGCACGGAGCTGGCCCGCATGAAGCAGGAACCCGTGCGCACGGATGACGGCCGCGCCATGGCCGTGCGCATCCAAGCCTACGACTACCTCGAGTGCTCCGCCAAGACCAAGGAGGGCGTGCGCGAGGTCTTCGAGACCGCCACGCGCGCCGCGCTGCAGAAGCGCTACGGCTCCCAGAACGGCTGCATCAACTGCTGCAAGGTGCTATGA